In Fusobacteriaceae bacterium, the genomic window TTTCATGACCTTTCCCACGGGACAGGAGATCGTCCAGACCTATTGCTCCGCCAAAGACGGAAAATCCGCGAAGTTGGGTTCGGTCCTGGCCGGTCTCGTCTCCGCGACCTACGCCATCGTTCCGGCGCTGATCGGTCTCATGGCCTATGTGTGCATCGACGGCTACGCCGCGGACGGCGCCCAGAAAAACGCCCTGGCTACGGCCACCATTACCTTTGCTCCTTCGGTCATTGCGGGCATTGTGTTGGCAGCCATCGTGGCCGCCACCATGAGCAGCGCCTCGGGCAATATGATCGGGACCGCCACCATGTTTACCAATGACATCTTCGTTCCTTACATCAACGGCGGCGTCAAGGACGATAAAAAAGAGATCTGGATTTCCAAAACGGCTATGCTTGTGGTCGGAACCGCGGGGCTTTTCATCGCCCTCGCCGCAAGCAACGTCATCAGCGTCATGATGGGCGCCTTTGCCCTCCGGAGCGCGGGACCCTTCGCGGCCTTCATCTGCGGCCTCTTCTACAAAAATGTAACGAAACGGGCCGGTTTCATCTCCATCGTGGCGGGTACCCTTGTGGCGGCAATCTGGATTTACGCCCTGAAGACCCCCTGGGGCCTGAACGCCATGGTTCCCGGCGGGATCGTCGCCTTCATCGTGATTTTCACGGTATCGGCATTGGATCGGTCGGCGGGCGTGGCCCCCGCGCCGGAAATCAAATTTGAGAATATTTAGGATCGGAAGGAATCCAAGGAGGCGGAACATGAAAAAATTGATCAAAAATGGCGTAATTCTTGACGGGAGCGGAAAAGAAGGCTATGTAGCGGATCTTCTGATCAACGGCGAAACCATCGAAAAAATAGGAACCGTCGCGCCGGATGCGGACACGGATATCCTTGACGCCACGGGCCGCGTTGTGGCCCCGGGCTTTATCGACACCCACAGTCACTCGGACCTGCAGGTGCTGGTGAATCCCTTTATCGAGCCCAAAATCCGGCAGGGGATAACGACGGAAATCCTGGGGCAGGACGGCATCTCCATGGCGCCCCTTCCGAAAGCCTATGTCCCGTCCTGGCGAAAGAACCTGGCGGGCCTCGACGGCGACAGCGACGAACTCGCCTGGGATTGGGAGACGACGGACGGTTATTTGCGACTGATCGCGGAAAAAGGCTCGGGGCCCAACGAGCTGTACCTGGTCCCTCACGGCAATATCCGGATGGAAGCCATGGGCCTTGACGCGAGACCGGCGACCGATGATGAAATCGCCGGAATGCGCGAAATCACAAGAAGAGAACTCGAAGCGGGCGCGGCGGGGATTTCCACGGGACTCATCTACATTCCCTGCGCCTATTCCGAGACAAAGGAACTGACGGAAATCTGCAAAGTGGCGGCGGAATATGACCGGCCCCTCGTGATCCACCAGCGGAGCGAGGCCGATACGATCCTGGAATCCATGAAAGAGGTCATATCCATCGCCCGGGAAAGCGGCGTCCGGATCCATTTCTCCCACTTCAAGATCTGCGGAAAAAAGAATTGGCATTTGATCGAAGACGTCTTGGCGCTGCTGGATCAATGTAAAAAAGAGGGCGTCCGGATCTCCTACGACCAGTATCCCTATGTGGCCGGAAGCACCATGTTGGGGGTCATCATTCCCCCCTGGGCCCACGCGGGCGGCACGGACAGACTCGTGGAGCGCTTGGGAAATCCCGCGGACCGGGAAAGAATGAAGCGGGATATCCTCGAAGGGATTCCCGGTTGGGACAATTTCATTGATTTTGCCGGTTTCGAGGGGATCTATGTGACCTCGGTCAAGACGGAGAAAAACCGGGACTGCATCGGAAAAAATCTCTTGGAAATTGCCATAATGCGTGGAAAAGACAA contains:
- a CDS encoding D-aminoacylase: MKKLIKNGVILDGSGKEGYVADLLINGETIEKIGTVAPDADTDILDATGRVVAPGFIDTHSHSDLQVLVNPFIEPKIRQGITTEILGQDGISMAPLPKAYVPSWRKNLAGLDGDSDELAWDWETTDGYLRLIAEKGSGPNELYLVPHGNIRMEAMGLDARPATDDEIAGMREITRRELEAGAAGISTGLIYIPCAYSETKELTEICKVAAEYDRPLVIHQRSEADTILESMKEVISIARESGVRIHFSHFKICGKKNWHLIEDVLALLDQCKKEGVRISYDQYPYVAGSTMLGVIIPPWAHAGGTDRLVERLGNPADRERMKRDILEGIPGWDNFIDFAGFEGIYVTSVKTEKNRDCIGKNLLEIAIMRGKDKFDAVFDLLREEENAVGMYDYYGKDEHVATFLTRPESNICTDGLLGGKPHPRVYGAFPRVMGKFVREMRALPLETAIYKMTKKPAETFHISRRGELKEGHYADIVIFDPNTIRDKGTFTDPIQFPEGIETVIVNGEFAIRNGEKQEVLPGKLIRIAK